A genomic window from Pseudomonas leptonychotis includes:
- a CDS encoding phage tail sheath protein, with product MPTDYHHGVRVVEINEGTRPIRTVATAVVGMVCTGSDADAAFFPLDTPVLITDVLTASGKAGTLGTLAQALDAIADQASPITIVVRVADGDGADDAAKQADQTSKIIGGVTAQGKYTGMKALLAAEAQLGVKPRILGVPGLDTLAVTTELVSLAQQLRAFAYASCWECATVSEALAYRENFGGRELMLIWPDFVSWNTTTSANAPAAAVARALGLRAKLDEQVGWHKTLSNVPVNGVTGLSRDVYWDLQNPATDAGLLNAGEVTTLIRREGFRFWGSRTCSDDPLFAFENYTRTAQVLADTMAEAHFWAVDKPMHPSLVRDIVEGINAKFRELTRLGYLIGGECWYDEAANDKDTLKAGKLYLDYDYTPVPPLEDLTLRQRITDRYLVDFASRINA from the coding sequence ATGCCTACCGACTACCACCACGGCGTCCGCGTCGTTGAAATCAACGAGGGCACGCGCCCTATTCGTACCGTCGCCACCGCCGTGGTGGGCATGGTTTGCACGGGCAGCGATGCCGACGCGGCATTCTTCCCGCTCGACACCCCGGTGCTGATCACCGACGTGCTCACCGCCTCCGGCAAAGCCGGCACCCTGGGCACCCTGGCGCAAGCGCTGGACGCCATCGCCGACCAAGCCAGCCCCATCACCATCGTGGTGCGCGTGGCTGATGGCGACGGCGCAGACGATGCCGCCAAGCAGGCAGACCAAACCAGCAAGATCATCGGCGGCGTTACCGCCCAGGGTAAATACACCGGCATGAAAGCCCTGCTCGCCGCCGAGGCCCAACTCGGCGTTAAGCCGCGCATTCTCGGTGTGCCGGGGCTGGATACGCTGGCCGTCACCACCGAGCTGGTCAGCCTGGCACAGCAGCTGCGCGCCTTTGCCTATGCCAGCTGCTGGGAGTGCGCCACCGTCTCCGAGGCCTTGGCCTACCGCGAGAACTTCGGCGGGCGCGAGCTGATGCTCATTTGGCCGGATTTTGTATCCTGGAACACCACCACCAGCGCCAACGCCCCGGCTGCAGCAGTCGCCCGCGCCCTGGGCCTACGCGCCAAGCTGGACGAGCAAGTGGGCTGGCACAAAACCCTGTCCAACGTGCCCGTCAACGGCGTAACCGGCCTGAGCCGCGACGTGTACTGGGACTTGCAAAACCCCGCCACCGACGCTGGCCTGCTCAACGCCGGCGAGGTCACCACCCTGATCCGCCGTGAGGGTTTCCGCTTCTGGGGCTCACGCACCTGCAGCGATGATCCGCTGTTTGCCTTCGAGAACTACACCCGCACCGCCCAGGTACTGGCCGACACCATGGCCGAGGCGCACTTCTGGGCCGTCGACAAACCCATGCACCCCAGCCTGGTGCGCGACATCGTCGAGGGCATCAACGCCAAGTTCCGCGAGCTCACGCGCCTGGGCTACCTGATCGGCGGCGAGTGCTGGTACGACGAGGCCGCCAACGACAAGGACACCCTCAAGGCCGGCAAGCTCTACCTGGATTACGACTACACCCCGGTGCCGCCGCTGGAAGACCTCACCCTGCGCCAGCGCATCACCGACCGCTACCTGGTCGACTTCGCCAGCCGCATCAACGCCTAA
- a CDS encoding phage tail protein — MNKPESLRAHLLASVPQLNANPDHLMVFIDEGKIRSTAAPGLSFEYAYTLNVILTDFPGHPDAVAIPLLAWVLVNQRELIENHERNKDAITFEADVLDHSKVDLSIKLALTERVIVKKQDDNTLTVTHPDEPQLEPYLPAGNWQLYGNGEILAEWESTARDGVDIASPHPVHRG, encoded by the coding sequence ATGAACAAACCCGAATCCCTGCGTGCCCACCTGCTGGCCAGCGTGCCGCAACTCAACGCCAACCCCGACCACCTCATGGTGTTTATCGATGAAGGCAAAATCCGCAGCACCGCAGCGCCGGGCTTGTCGTTTGAATACGCCTACACCCTCAACGTCATCCTCACCGACTTCCCCGGCCACCCGGATGCCGTCGCCATTCCCCTGCTGGCGTGGGTGCTGGTTAACCAGCGCGAACTGATCGAGAACCATGAGCGCAACAAAGACGCCATCACCTTCGAGGCCGATGTGCTCGACCACAGCAAAGTGGACCTGTCCATCAAGCTGGCTCTCACCGAGCGCGTCATCGTCAAAAAACAGGACGACAACACCCTCACCGTCACCCACCCCGACGAGCCCCAGCTAGAGCCCTACCTGCCCGCCGGCAACTGGCAGCTCTACGGCAACGGCGAAATACTCGCCGAGTGGGAAAGCACCGCCCGCGATGGCGTAGACATAGCCAGCCCGCACCCGGTGCACCGTGGCTGA
- a CDS encoding GPW/gp25 family protein: MQGLNATNGRTIIDSQHLAQSVADVLTTPIGTRVMRREYGSQLADLVDWPHNSATRLQAYAATAMALMRWEPRIRLSRVQLSLGAMPGQSVLDLEGTLTDSNEPLSLRVPLSLGASA; this comes from the coding sequence ATGCAAGGTTTAAACGCCACCAACGGCCGCACCATAATCGACAGCCAGCACCTGGCGCAGTCCGTGGCGGACGTCCTCACCACGCCCATCGGTACCCGCGTTATGCGCCGCGAATACGGCAGCCAGCTGGCTGACCTGGTCGACTGGCCACACAACAGCGCCACCCGCCTGCAAGCCTACGCGGCCACCGCCATGGCCCTAATGCGTTGGGAGCCGCGCATCCGTCTCAGCCGCGTGCAACTCAGCCTAGGCGCCATGCCCGGCCAATCTGTGCTTGACCTGGAAGGCACCCTCACCGACAGCAACGAGCCCCTCAGTCTGCGCGTCCCCCTCAGCCTGGGAGCCTCTGCATGA
- a CDS encoding baseplate J/gp47 family protein, with the protein MNTFTPIDLSQLPDPQVVEAIDYEQILAERSAYFISLHPAEQQATIAATLALESEPITKLLQENAYRETLLRQRVNEAALATMLAKAKGTDLQQQAANVNVQRLLVIPGNPNAVPPVVAVYESDDSLRERAQMAWEGLSTAGPRNSYIFHARSADGRVADATAESPSPAVVVITVQALLGDGSADAELLAIVNAYLSDDDRRPVADRLTVQSAEVLEYSVEAVLHLATTGPEVEPIRAAAEAGLNAYVNQRRRIGVEVSESAIHAALHVEGVRRVELVSWADINPTAYQAAYCTAVSVSVAVAA; encoded by the coding sequence ATGAACACCTTCACCCCCATTGACTTGTCACAATTGCCCGACCCGCAAGTGGTTGAGGCCATCGACTACGAGCAGATTCTCGCCGAGCGCTCGGCCTATTTCATCAGCCTGCACCCAGCCGAACAGCAAGCCACTATCGCCGCCACCCTGGCGCTAGAATCCGAGCCCATCACCAAGCTGCTGCAGGAAAACGCCTACCGCGAAACCCTGCTGCGCCAGCGCGTCAACGAGGCCGCCCTGGCTACCATGCTGGCCAAGGCCAAAGGCACCGACCTGCAGCAGCAAGCCGCCAACGTCAACGTGCAGCGGTTGCTGGTCATTCCCGGCAACCCCAATGCCGTGCCGCCTGTGGTAGCCGTGTATGAAAGCGACGACAGCCTGCGCGAGCGCGCGCAAATGGCCTGGGAAGGCCTCAGCACCGCCGGCCCGCGCAACAGCTACATATTCCACGCCCGCAGTGCCGACGGCCGTGTGGCCGATGCCACAGCAGAAAGCCCCTCGCCAGCCGTGGTAGTGATCACCGTGCAAGCCCTGCTCGGTGATGGCAGCGCCGATGCTGAGCTGCTCGCAATCGTTAATGCCTACCTCAGCGACGACGACCGCCGCCCAGTGGCCGACCGCCTCACGGTGCAATCTGCCGAGGTGCTGGAATACAGCGTTGAGGCCGTGCTGCACCTGGCCACCACCGGCCCCGAAGTCGAACCCATCCGCGCCGCAGCTGAGGCCGGCTTAAACGCCTACGTCAACCAACGCCGGCGCATCGGGGTGGAGGTCAGCGAGTCCGCCATTCATGCCGCCTTGCACGTCGAGGGTGTGCGCCGTGTTGAGCTGGTCAGTTGGGCCGACATCAACCCCACCGCCTACCAAGCCGCCTACTGCACAGCCGTCAGCGTAAGCGTGGCGGTGGCGGCATGA
- a CDS encoding phage virion morphogenesis protein, with amino-acid sequence MADDLRALEDWAGALLSKLQPSERRTLNQSIARTLRRNQQQRIAAQRNPDGTPFAPRKARQPLRAKQGRVKRQMFNKLRQAKHLKLQSTASSIAIGFMQRTARLARVHQYGLRDRPGRNAPDVQYAKRELLGFTDADLDVIRDQLLQHLIP; translated from the coding sequence GTGGCTGATGATCTGCGCGCCCTGGAAGACTGGGCCGGTGCCCTGCTCAGCAAACTGCAGCCCAGCGAACGGCGCACGCTCAACCAGAGCATCGCCCGCACCCTGCGCCGCAACCAGCAGCAGCGTATTGCCGCCCAGCGCAACCCCGACGGCACCCCCTTTGCACCGCGCAAAGCCCGTCAGCCCCTGCGTGCTAAACAAGGCCGCGTCAAACGGCAGATGTTCAACAAGCTGCGCCAGGCCAAGCACCTCAAACTGCAAAGCACCGCCAGCAGCATTGCCATCGGCTTTATGCAGCGCACCGCCCGCTTGGCCCGCGTGCACCAATACGGCCTACGCGACCGCCCAGGGCGCAACGCCCCCGACGTGCAATACGCCAAGCGCGAGCTGCTCGGCTTCACCGATGCCGACCTCGATGTCATCCGCGACCAGCTGCTGCAGCACCTCATCCCCTAG
- a CDS encoding phage tail protein I, translating to MSRLLPPNASQLEVLAAQALAEIERVPVPIRELLNPDLCPVALLPYLAWAFSVDRWDQDWTAATKRSVIKSAYFVHAHKGTIGALRRVVEPLGYLIRVWEWWQQSPEGVPGTFQLDIGVLDSGITEEMFESLVLLIDDAKPRSRHMVGLAISLEVRGPIYLGAATYQGETLTVYPYAPGPITVGGDALLFGAGTHIIETTSVYP from the coding sequence ATGAGCCGCCTGCTACCGCCCAACGCCAGCCAGCTAGAAGTGCTGGCCGCTCAGGCGTTAGCCGAGATCGAGCGCGTGCCGGTACCCATCCGCGAGCTGCTCAATCCCGACCTCTGCCCCGTTGCCCTGCTGCCGTACCTGGCCTGGGCGTTTTCGGTGGATCGTTGGGACCAAGACTGGACAGCCGCCACCAAGCGCAGCGTTATCAAGTCCGCCTATTTCGTCCACGCGCACAAAGGCACTATCGGCGCGCTGCGCCGCGTGGTGGAGCCCCTCGGCTACCTGATTCGCGTGTGGGAATGGTGGCAACAAAGCCCCGAGGGCGTGCCGGGCACCTTCCAGCTCGATATCGGCGTGCTGGACAGCGGCATCACCGAGGAGATGTTCGAATCCCTGGTGCTACTAATCGACGACGCCAAGCCGCGCAGCCGCCATATGGTTGGCCTTGCCATCAGCCTGGAGGTACGTGGCCCCATCTACTTAGGCGCCGCCACCTACCAGGGCGAAACCCTCACCGTTTACCCCTACGCCCCCGGCCCCATCACCGTGGGCGGCGATGCGCTGCTGTTCGGCGCTGGTACCCACATCATCGAAACCACGAGCGTCTACCCATGA
- a CDS encoding phage baseplate assembly protein V — protein sequence MNELAELARKLENLIRFGTVAQVQMQPPRVRVQTGTLLTTWLPWINPRAGLDREWNPPTEGEQVVLFSPSGTLAQGVALTGLFSDLIPANGDRAGLHRSTYRDGAVIEYDSIAKHLRATLPGSAELNAVGPVTVITDASLSATAQGDITLTSAANITITAAGNVAISGAKVDLN from the coding sequence ATGAACGAACTCGCCGAACTCGCCCGCAAACTGGAAAACCTCATCCGCTTCGGCACTGTTGCCCAGGTGCAGATGCAGCCGCCCCGCGTGCGCGTACAAACCGGCACCCTGCTCACCACCTGGCTGCCCTGGATTAACCCGCGCGCAGGCCTAGACCGCGAATGGAACCCGCCCACCGAGGGCGAGCAAGTGGTGCTATTCAGCCCTTCCGGTACCCTCGCCCAGGGCGTGGCGCTCACCGGCTTGTTCAGTGACCTAATCCCCGCCAACGGCGACCGCGCTGGCCTGCACCGCAGCACCTACCGCGACGGCGCCGTGATCGAATACGACAGCATCGCCAAGCACCTGCGCGCCACCCTGCCCGGTAGCGCAGAACTCAACGCCGTGGGCCCGGTAACCGTCATCACCGATGCATCGTTAAGCGCCACGGCACAGGGTGACATCACCCTCACCAGCGCCGCCAATATCACCATCACCGCCGCCGGCAACGTTGCCATCAGCGGTGCCAAAGTGGACCTCAACTGA
- a CDS encoding PAAR domain-containing protein produces the protein MPAVTRKGDSCTGHGAFPPRASTAGSPNVFANGIAVHRKQDSWASHCDPSSCHGSQLADGSATVFANGLPLGRIGDPVACGSVVAAGSANVFAGG, from the coding sequence ATGCCTGCCGTAACCCGCAAGGGCGACAGCTGCACCGGCCATGGTGCGTTTCCGCCTCGCGCCTCCACTGCTGGAAGCCCAAACGTGTTCGCCAACGGCATTGCCGTGCACCGCAAGCAAGACAGCTGGGCCAGCCACTGCGACCCCAGCAGCTGCCACGGTTCGCAACTGGCCGATGGCAGCGCCACGGTATTTGCCAACGGCTTGCCATTGGGCCGTATCGGTGACCCCGTCGCCTGTGGTTCCGTCGTTGCCGCTGGCAGCGCCAACGTGTTTGCAGGGGGCTGA
- a CDS encoding phage tail assembly protein has product MKKATFSESITLEEPIKRGETSVTSINLRKPAAGELRGLKLLDLLNGDVNATIRLVPRISNPTLTEQEVAALEPADLLSCADAIAAFLQKKEAPTDTPTA; this is encoded by the coding sequence GTGAAAAAAGCCACATTCAGCGAATCCATCACCCTGGAAGAACCGATCAAGCGCGGCGAAACCAGCGTGACCAGCATCAACCTGCGCAAACCCGCCGCCGGAGAACTGCGCGGCCTCAAGCTGCTAGACCTGCTCAACGGCGACGTAAACGCCACCATCCGCCTGGTGCCGCGCATCAGCAACCCAACGCTCACCGAGCAAGAAGTGGCCGCCCTGGAGCCCGCTGATTTGCTCAGCTGCGCGGATGCCATCGCCGCTTTTTTGCAGAAGAAGGAGGCCCCGACGGATACCCCCACTGCGTAG
- a CDS encoding phage tail protein translates to MPADAAEITADRYAVLMEGQSGGKSIGSDQAGVPVLLDPPPANANNLCAQIDAAADAARQAVAGDPLRAVEYDRARIEAEQFAAANYQGDVPPMVAAYAIGGRTAQQAADSILAEAAQYNTALVYLRTVRLNAKELIRNAMVAGEVEQAQDIAAETIASIEAAVAGVGNNA, encoded by the coding sequence ATGCCAGCTGACGCTGCTGAAATTACCGCCGATAGATACGCTGTTCTTATGGAAGGTCAGTCGGGAGGAAAGAGCATCGGCTCTGATCAAGCCGGGGTTCCTGTTCTACTAGATCCGCCTCCGGCCAATGCCAATAACCTATGCGCACAAATTGACGCTGCCGCCGACGCCGCCCGCCAAGCCGTCGCCGGTGACCCGCTTCGCGCCGTGGAATACGACCGCGCCCGAATCGAGGCCGAGCAGTTTGCCGCAGCCAACTACCAGGGCGACGTGCCGCCCATGGTCGCCGCCTACGCCATTGGCGGGCGCACCGCGCAACAGGCGGCCGACAGCATCCTGGCCGAGGCAGCGCAGTACAACACCGCCCTGGTGTACCTACGCACCGTGCGCCTGAATGCTAAAGAACTGATTCGCAACGCCATGGTCGCCGGCGAGGTGGAGCAAGCGCAAGACATCGCCGCCGAAACCATCGCCAGCATCGAGGCTGCCGTGGCGGGTGTTGGCAACAACGCCTAA
- a CDS encoding phage major tail tube protein: MALPKKLKNMNLFNDGVSYVGQCASVTVPKLSRKLEDFRAGGMDGPVKVDLGHGDDGIQFDWTLGGWDTTMLRQYGMVKVDGVMLRWAGAIQRDDTGEVSAVEIVARGRHEEIDFGDAKPGEDTEQKITTVCTYYKLSIDGNVEIEIDLLNFVFIVNGEDRLAEHRKAIGL, from the coding sequence ATGGCCCTGCCCAAAAAACTCAAGAACATGAACCTGTTTAACGACGGCGTCAGCTACGTGGGCCAGTGCGCCAGCGTCACGGTGCCCAAGCTCAGCCGCAAGCTCGAAGACTTCCGCGCCGGCGGCATGGACGGCCCCGTCAAGGTCGACCTCGGCCACGGTGACGACGGCATCCAGTTCGACTGGACCCTAGGCGGCTGGGACACAACCATGCTGCGCCAATACGGCATGGTCAAAGTCGACGGCGTGATGCTGCGCTGGGCGGGTGCTATCCAGCGCGACGACACCGGCGAAGTCAGCGCCGTGGAGATCGTCGCCCGTGGCCGCCATGAAGAGATTGATTTTGGCGACGCCAAGCCCGGTGAAGACACCGAGCAGAAAATCACCACCGTCTGCACCTATTACAAACTGAGCATCGACGGCAACGTCGAGATCGAGATCGACCTGCTCAACTTCGTATTCATCGTCAACGGTGAAGACCGCCTCGCCGAGCACCGCAAAGCCATCGGCCTGTAA
- a CDS encoding phage tail protein encodes MSQPYFALLTAVGEAKLANAVALNVPLQISRMGVCDGAGVLPVPERTQTALIGEQYRADLNSLTPDPLNASQIIAELVIPEAIGGWWIRGMGLYDAAGDLIAVSNCPPSYKPVVAEGSGKTQVMRMVLIVSSTAAVQLKIDPSVVLATRAYVDALTVRASQPETEAGVENSKIMTALRVFQAIRSLAANATELLRGVLRVGTQTEVNAGLLDDVAVTPKKLRMGFSASLGATGYIALPTWMLGFIFQWGMTNLSVTQTVQTGSLSLPITFPNAYRFGLCMASDVQANGTGARIHADAGTNSNFVFNYSAPAAVNTSFRYFCWGN; translated from the coding sequence ATGAGCCAGCCCTATTTCGCACTACTCACCGCCGTAGGCGAGGCCAAGCTCGCCAACGCCGTCGCCCTCAACGTACCGCTGCAAATTAGCCGCATGGGCGTGTGTGATGGTGCTGGCGTGCTGCCCGTGCCGGAGCGCACGCAAACCGCGCTGATCGGCGAGCAGTACCGCGCCGACCTCAACAGCCTGACCCCCGACCCGCTCAACGCCAGCCAGATCATCGCCGAGCTGGTGATTCCAGAAGCAATTGGCGGCTGGTGGATTCGTGGCATGGGCCTGTATGACGCCGCTGGTGATTTGATCGCCGTCAGCAACTGCCCGCCCAGCTACAAGCCCGTGGTGGCCGAAGGCTCCGGCAAAACCCAAGTGATGCGCATGGTGCTCATCGTCAGCAGCACCGCCGCCGTGCAGCTCAAGATCGACCCAAGCGTGGTGTTGGCCACGCGGGCGTATGTGGATGCACTCACGGTACGTGCCAGCCAACCCGAGACTGAGGCCGGTGTAGAAAACAGCAAAATCATGACCGCGCTACGCGTATTTCAGGCCATTCGCTCTCTAGCGGCTAATGCTACCGAGCTTCTACGCGGCGTGTTGCGTGTGGGTACGCAGACCGAGGTCAATGCTGGCCTGCTGGATGATGTAGCGGTAACACCGAAAAAGCTGCGAATGGGTTTTTCGGCCAGCCTCGGCGCTACGGGGTACATCGCGCTGCCCACATGGATGCTTGGTTTTATCTTTCAGTGGGGCATGACAAACCTTAGTGTCACGCAAACCGTGCAAACCGGCAGCCTGTCCCTTCCGATTACATTCCCGAATGCATACCGCTTCGGGTTATGTATGGCGAGCGACGTACAGGCTAACGGCACAGGAGCCAGAATCCATGCCGATGCCGGGACGAATTCGAATTTTGTTTTCAACTACTCCGCGCCAGCTGCGGTTAATACCAGCTTCCGTTACTTTTGTTGGGGTAACTAA